From the Daphnia magna isolate NIES linkage group LG3, ASM2063170v1.1, whole genome shotgun sequence genome, one window contains:
- the LOC116932906 gene encoding brahma-associated protein of 60 kDa encodes MMQNTNAASGRPPFPSPGNSMRFNSPTYPRPAFNQIQNSPSNASSPNPGMIVQRPNMIGNPTSTNAYTGQPVRPGGPGMSPQTVGPGKRPGDMRAPNQAGKMEYGPNNAKKKKKLADKILPQKVRDLVPESQAYMDLLAFERKLDATIMRKRLDIQEALKRPMKQKRKLRIFISNTFYPAREVDTPDDVAGGSGVASWELRVEGRLLDDAAKSDPNKVKRKFSSFFKSLVIELDKDLYGPDNHLVEWHRTSTTQETDGFQVKRPGDRNVRCTILLLLDYQPLQFRLDSRLARLLGIHTQTRPMVISALWQYIKTHRLQDHQEREFIRCDKYMEQIFGCPRMKFAEIPQRLNPLLHPPDPIVINHLISSVESADQKKTACYDIDVEVDDTLKAQMNNFLLSTASQQEIQSLDNKIHETVESINQLKISREFFLGFARDPQQFINKWLVSQTRDLKTMTDIVGNPEEERRGEFYEQSWTQEAVCRYFYSKVQQKRAELEQALGIRNN; translated from the exons ATGATGCAAAACACCAACGCAGCCTCAGGAAGACCCCCTTTTCCATCTCCTGGGAATTCTATGCGATTTAATTCTCCAACGTACCCT CGCCCAGCAttcaatcaaattcaaaactCGCCGAGCAATGCATCTTCCCCAAATCCCGGAATGATTGTTCAAAGGCCCAATATGATAGGAAATCCTACATCCACCAATGCCTATACTGGTCAGCCTGTTAGACCAGGTGGACCAGGAATGAGTCCACAAACGGTAGGACCAGGGAAAAGGCCAGGTGATATGCGAGCTCCAAATCAAGCAGGGAAAAT GGAATATGGCCCTAACAATgctaagaagaagaaaaaacttgcAGACAAGATATTACCGCAGAAAGTTAGGGATTTGGTTCCTGAATCTCAGGCTTATATGGATCTTTTGGCCTTTGAAAGAAAACTAGATGCAACAATTATGAGGAAACGTCTTGATATTCAG GAGGCTTTGAAAAGACCAATGAAACAAAAGCGCAAATTGCGTATTTTCATATCAAATACATTCTACCCTGCAAGAGAAGTTGATACTCCTGACGATGTTGCTGGTGGCAGTGGAGTTGCCTCTTGGGAGCTAAGGGTAGAAGGACGCCTTCTGGACGATGCTGCCAAATCGGACCCCAACAAAGTCAAACGGAAATTTTCGTCGTTTTTCAAATCATTGGTTATCGAATTAGATAAAGATCTGTATGGCCCTGATAACCATCTAGTGGAGTGGCATCGAACTTCCACGACGCAGGAAACAGACGGGTTTCAAGTGAAACGGCCAGGAGACCGTAATGTTAGGTGCACCATATTACTTTTGCTTGATTATCAACCTTTGCAATTTCGTCTCGACTCGCGACTCGCGCGCCTCCTTGGTATTCATACACAAACAAGGCCTATGGTGATTTCCGCGTTGTGGCAGTACATCAAAACTCATAGACTTCAG GATCATCAAGAAAGAGAATTTATACGCTGTGACAAATATATGGAACAAATATTTGGATGCCCTAGAATGAAATTTGCTGAAATTCCGCAAAGGTTGAACCCTCTCTTGCATCCTCCTGATCCCATCGTCATCAACCATTTAATAAG TAGTGTCGAGAGTGCTgatcaaaaaaaaacagcatgTTATGACATCGATGTTGAAGTTGATGATACATTGAAAGCCCAGATGAACAACTTTCTGTTGTCTACTGCTAGCCAGCAAGAAATTCAG aGCCTAGACAACAAAATACACGAAACCGTCGAAAGCATTAATCAACTGAAAATCAGCCGAGAATTTTTCCTTGGTTTCGCTCGAGACCCCCAACAGTTTATAAATAAATGGCTTGTGTCACAAACTAGGGATTTGAAA ACCATGACCGACATAGTAGGAAATCCCGAGGAGGAAAGGCGAGGGGAGTTTTACGAGCAAAGCTGGACGCAAGAAGCAGTTTGCAGATATTTCTACAGCAAAGTGCAGCAGAAACGTGCGGAATTGGAACAAGCTTTAGGCATCCGCAACAACTAG
- the LOC116932938 gene encoding uncharacterized protein LOC116932938 gives MLRSISLKVLLALVVVSSILMTSSSSSSWGVDARYLPTRSDSLSPIGPPRGEDPRFDRFYDIVRQVLFRDGGGDVMGEAKYQIQSQLNSGQY, from the exons ATGCTGAGGTCGATTTCGCTGAAAGTGCTCCTTGCGCTTGTGGTGGTGTCTTCGATTCTAATGACATCATCGTCCAGCTCTAGTTGGGGAGTTGATGCTCGTTATCTACCCACTCGGTCTGATTCGCTATCGCCCATAGGGCCTCCTCGCGGTGAAGATCCTCGCTTCGACCGTTTCTACGACATCGTTAGACAGGTC CTATTCCGAGATGGCGGAGGCGACGTGATGGGCGAAGCCAAGTATCAAATTCAAAGCCAATTGAACAGTGGCCAATACTGA
- the LOC116932896 gene encoding pre-mRNA-processing factor 40 homolog A, translating to MSGSGPTSSSMPTPVVPSGSFTSALPPYAMPPPGFIPPTPGIPPPFGVAMPSMAPPSVFGVSPFGAPSVPPSGFFPHGIPAQGTVEGGESKQTWTEHKAPDGRTYYYNNFTKQSLWDKPDELKTAAEIMLSQCPWKEYKTEDGKIYYHNVSTKESSWTVPPELGELKNKIASEETTKTTANGQAVGDTLVPAIQTSTATLTISQSVVTNTESSATPVRAPISALDQAMAATLAAITVPSPQTEDSMDAKPSPTSDSRTSTPEPKTTFKDKREALEAFKDLLREKNVPSNASWDQALKYIQRDPRLAALGKLTERKQAFHAYKTQKQKEEKEEQRLKAKKAKEDLEAFLLIDSSINSSTKYFRCEEIYGNLEVWKNVPEGERRDIYEDAIFHLSKREKEEEKALRKRNMKNLTRVLDSITDITHRTAWTEAQQLLLDNPSFAEDNDLLAMDKEDALVVFEQHIRELEHEEEEERERGKRRIKRLQRKNRDSFLNLLDELHENGKLTSMSLWVELYPIISTDLRFSAMLGQPGSNPLDLFKFYIEDLKSRFHDEKKIIKEILKQKLFEVDIKTTFEDFATVVCDDKRSLTLDGGNVKLTYNALLEKAEVREKERLKDDNRRSKKLENAFRNLLRAKEVDHLATWETSLPKLEGDSAFEAIIAESDRIRIFKDYQRDMEETCGHHHSRSKKNKKKEKKQKRRSSSSRSPSTARSESRSKSRSKSPSRSKSEENDLKLIEEELLPFSHKKNKKKKSKKKKERSRSPSSDSEENRAKEKKKDKDRKNRGDNCNDKKSKEDGEWSEDELERRRRLLLEQLAEEHQ from the exons ATG TCTGGAAGTGGACCAACTTCATCTAGTATGCCAACACCAGTAGTACCATCAGGATCCTTCACATCAGCATTGCCGCCATATGCAATGCCACCTCCAGGTTTCATACCACCAACTCCAGGAATTCCTCCACCGTTTGGAGTAGCTATGCCAAGCATGGCACCTCCTTCTGTATTTGGTGTTTCACCTTTTGGTGCTCCATCAGTCCCACCGTCAG GTTTTTTCCCTCATGGTATCCCAGCACAAGGAACTGTTGAGGG TGGAGAAAGCAAACAAACTTGGACCGAACACAAAGCACCAGATGGGAGGACCTACTATTATAACAATTTTACAAAACAAAGCTTGTGGGACAAACCAGATGAACTTAAGACAGCTGCTGAG aTAATGCTTTCACAATGTCCCTGGAAAGAGTACAAAACAGAGGATGGGAAAATCTATTACCACAATGTCTCTACCAAAGAATCAAGTTGGACTGTTCCACCTGAACTTGGAgagctaaaaaataaaattgcatCAGAAGAGACAACTAA AACCACAGCAAATGGCCAAGCAGTAGGTGATACTTTGGTGCCTGCAATACAAACTAGCACAGCAACACTCACAATTTCCCAATCAGTTGTGACCAACACGGAAAGCTCGGCAACTCCCGTCCGTGCTCCTATCTCAGCCCTTGATCAAGCGATGGCGGCAACCTTAGCTGCAATAACAGTGCCATCTCCACAAACTG AAGATAGCATGGATGCCAAACCTAGTCCTACCAGCGACAGCAGAACGAGTACACCTGAACCAAAAACAACATTCAAGGACAAAAGGGAAGCACTAGAGGCATTCAAAGATCTTCTGAGAGAAAAA aaTGTACCAAGTAACGCCAGTTGGGATCAAGCGTTAAAGTACATACAACGAGACCCTCGGTTAGCTGCATTGGGAAAGTTGACAGAGCGGAAGCAGGCGTTCCACGCgtacaaaacacaaaaacagaaggaagagaaagaagaacaaaggctgaaagcaaaaaaagcaaaagaagatTTAGAAGCTTTTCTTCTAATAGATTCAAGCATCAATTCAAGTACGAAGTATTTTCGCTGCGAAGAAATCTATGGGAACCTCGAG GTATGGAAAAACGTTCCAGAAGGCGAGCGTCGAGATATTTATGAAGATGCCATTTTTCATTTgagtaaaagagaaaaagaagaagaaaaagcctTGCGTAAACGtaatatgaaaaatttaacCCGAGTGTTAGATTCTATCACCGATATTACCCATAGAACGGCATGGACTGAGGCGCAGCAACTTCTGCTTGATAACCCTAGCTTTGCTGAAGATAATGACCTATTAG CCATGGATAAAGAAGATGCTTTGGTGGTTTTCGAACAACATATCCGTGAATTAGAgcatgaagaggaagaagaaagagagagagggaagcGAAGAATTAAACGACTGCAACGTAAAAATCGGGACTCTTTCCTG AATCTGCTTGACGAACTGCACGAAAATGGAAAACTGACCTCCATGTCTTTATGGGTAGAGCTTTATCCTATTATAAGCACCGACCTGCGATTCTCTGCCATGCTGGGACAGCCAG GTTCAAATCCACTagatttatttaaattttatatagaAGATTTGAAATCGCGATTTCATGACgagaaaaaaatcatcaaGGAGATtctcaaacaaaaattgtttgaagTTGAT ATCAAAACAACGTTTGAAGACTTTGCTACAGTAGTGTGCGACGATAAACGGTCATTGACTCTGGATGGCGGCAATGTCAAATTAACGTACAACGCCTTACTTGAAAAG GCTGAAGTCCGAGAAAAAGAGAGGCTGAAGGACGACAACCGGCGATccaaaaaattggaaaatgcGTTTCGAAACCTTTTGAGGGCCAAAGAAGTGGATCATTTAGCTACATGGGAAACCTCATTACCAAAACTTGAAGGAGATTCTGCGTTTGAGGCGATCATTGCTGAATCCGACCGCATTCGGATTTTTAAG GATTATCAACGTGACATGGAAGAGACTTGTGGCCATCACCATTCAAGGtcaaagaagaataaaaagaaagaaaaaaaacaaaagaggcgATCGTCATCGTCTAGATCACCATCTACCGCTAGGTCGGAATCGAGATCTAAATCACGGTCGAAATCTCCCTCCCGTTCCAAATCCGAAGAAAACGACTTAAAGCTGATCGAGGAAGAATTATTACCGTTCTCtcacaaaaagaacaaaaaaaagaagagcaaaaagaagaaggaacgTAGTCGTTCG CCGTCATCGGATTCCGAAGAGAATcgtgcaaaagaaaagaaaaaagacaaagacagaaaaaatagaGGTGACAATTGCAATGACAAGAAGAGTAAAGAAGACGGCGAATGGAGCGAGGATGAActggaaagaagaaggagacTGCTTTTGGAACAGTTGGCAGAAGAGCATCAATGA